A genomic window from Tolypothrix sp. PCC 7910 includes:
- a CDS encoding WD40 repeat domain-containing protein, protein MQTQSSILKALTATTLTLSTIVNVINLTPAIAEPTPKTQQLNQVVLTLSGHQEPVRTLALSKDEQILASSGDDKVIKVWNPQTGVLLSSLTGHYERVTSLAITPDGQTLASASSDKTIKLWNPKTGKLIRTLTGHTNQVTNIDISPSGQTLVSTSYDKTIKLWNLKTGQLIRSLKPGKISTAILLSPDNKTLISGLEDGRIQLWNISNGRLLRTLIPPRPVNPIYPQARASGVVSLALSPDGQTLINGGYDDSHQSLQETDGKNIKIWNLKTGKLMHNFSIGIGSINTIEISPDGKTFAIGSLSREIQLWDLKTVKVVNKLSGHGGGIYALAWSKDGKNLISGSGDKSIKIWRV, encoded by the coding sequence ATGCAAACGCAATCTTCTATTTTAAAAGCACTCACAGCAACTACCCTCACATTATCTACCATTGTTAACGTTATTAATTTAACTCCAGCTATTGCCGAACCTACTCCCAAAACTCAACAACTTAATCAAGTAGTTCTGACTTTATCTGGACATCAAGAACCAGTTCGTACCCTAGCCCTTAGCAAAGATGAACAGATTTTAGCTAGTAGCGGTGATGATAAAGTAATCAAAGTCTGGAATCCCCAGACTGGAGTTTTACTCAGTAGTTTAACTGGACATTATGAGCGAGTAACTTCTCTTGCTATAACTCCAGATGGGCAAACATTAGCTAGTGCCAGTTCCGACAAAACAATTAAGCTATGGAACCCGAAAACTGGCAAGTTAATCCGCACCTTAACGGGACATACAAATCAAGTAACTAATATTGACATTAGCCCAAGCGGACAAACCTTAGTATCTACTAGTTATGATAAAACTATTAAGCTATGGAACCTAAAAACTGGGCAATTAATTCGGAGCTTAAAACCTGGAAAAATATCCACTGCTATTCTCCTTAGCCCCGATAATAAAACCCTAATTAGTGGGCTAGAAGATGGCAGAATTCAGTTATGGAATATCAGTAATGGCAGACTGCTGCGAACTTTAATTCCGCCTCGACCAGTTAACCCCATATATCCCCAAGCAAGAGCCTCAGGGGTTGTTTCTCTCGCTCTCAGCCCAGATGGGCAAACGCTGATTAATGGTGGTTACGATGATAGCCATCAATCATTACAAGAAACTGATGGTAAAAACATTAAAATCTGGAACTTGAAAACCGGGAAATTAATGCATAATTTCTCTATAGGAATTGGTTCTATTAATACTATTGAGATTAGCCCAGATGGCAAAACTTTTGCTATTGGCAGTTTATCCCGAGAAATTCAATTATGGGATTTGAAAACAGTAAAAGTAGTTAATAAATTGAGCGGTCATGGTGGCGGAATTTATGCTTTAGCTTGGAGTAAAGATGGTAAAAATCTCATCAGTGGTAGCGGCGATAAGTCGATCAAGATTTGGCGTGTTTAG
- a CDS encoding bile acid:sodium symporter family protein gives MLIIAVILHNVLGLILGYMGAAITGQPKAICRTISIEVGMQNSGLAVALAIAHFDPVAAIPGAIFSVCHNLTGSLIAAIWRKYS, from the coding sequence GTGCTAATTATTGCAGTAATTTTACATAATGTTTTGGGTTTAATTTTGGGTTATATGGGTGCAGCTATTACAGGTCAACCAAAAGCTATTTGCCGTACAATTTCCATAGAAGTAGGAATGCAAAATTCTGGTTTAGCTGTGGCATTAGCGATCGCGCATTTTGATCCAGTAGCAGCGATACCAGGAGCTATATTTAGCGTTTGTCACAATCTCACAGGTTCCCTAATAGCCGCTATTTGGCGGAAATATTCATAA
- a CDS encoding protein phosphatase 2C domain-containing protein: MNQNASFTVVESLSRSKYGDPSLGDDRLVLTKDFVAVLDGATDASGASYDGLSPGRFVAEIGAKALESLAPDTSPIEAIEQLTQAVKEALARVQSETVPIFAPCFAIILFSNARRELWRVGDCQYLLDGKGHNPFSKVDEVTTKLRSLIVHSYLAQGKTIDELLQNDPSQDFLVSIYRVQASLCNSPSEPFGYGVINGEQVPEKYIEVIQIPEEVKSVVLASDGYPDLRTTLTESEAVLSEIIAKDPLFYDIYLGQRGLAPGRESFDDRTYVRLELGHGA, from the coding sequence ATGAATCAAAACGCAAGCTTCACAGTAGTTGAGTCATTGAGTCGTTCAAAGTACGGAGATCCCAGCCTAGGTGATGATCGCCTTGTCCTTACTAAAGACTTTGTAGCTGTCTTAGATGGCGCTACAGATGCATCAGGTGCTAGTTATGATGGGCTTTCTCCTGGTCGTTTCGTAGCAGAAATAGGTGCTAAAGCTCTAGAAAGTCTTGCTCCTGATACTAGTCCTATAGAAGCCATTGAGCAATTAACTCAAGCAGTAAAAGAAGCTTTAGCAAGAGTTCAATCAGAGACAGTGCCAATTTTTGCGCCCTGTTTTGCAATCATACTCTTCTCTAATGCGCGTCGAGAACTTTGGCGAGTTGGAGATTGCCAATATTTATTAGACGGAAAAGGCCACAATCCTTTCAGTAAAGTAGATGAAGTGACAACTAAGTTACGTTCTTTGATTGTGCATTCCTATCTAGCTCAGGGTAAAACAATTGACGAGCTATTGCAAAACGATCCCAGCCAGGATTTCCTGGTATCTATATATAGAGTGCAAGCTTCCTTATGTAATTCTCCATCTGAACCTTTTGGCTATGGTGTCATTAATGGCGAGCAAGTACCTGAGAAATATATTGAAGTTATTCAGATTCCAGAAGAAGTTAAGTCCGTAGTTCTTGCTAGTGATGGTTATCCAGATTTAAGAACTACTTTGACAGAAAGCGAGGCAGTTCTTTCAGAAATAATTGCAAAAGACCCCTTATTTTATGACATTTATTTAGGTCAAAGAGGACTCGCCCCAGGTAGAGAGTCATTTGACGATCGCACTTATGTTCGCTTGGAATTAGGGCATGGGGCATAG